A stretch of the Cydia amplana chromosome 6, ilCydAmpl1.1, whole genome shotgun sequence genome encodes the following:
- the LOC134649260 gene encoding uncharacterized protein LOC134649260: protein MEWSKEKTLKLIELLQVSASLWNPSLCDTRRDKQKRKEELRGISAILGISVSDTTKKIQHLRTQYNREAAREARANEEDPEDRFLSNWYAFEYLHFMKDSSKPYRILQIDTHSEVNSSLPSNSDGFVESLQNKLENHSPPHKVPRTDNLHLVKSELVYSSPQSRDEFSVFGEYIANELRSLKGEKNLLVLKKKIQDAIFEVKMGMIHEPKTEESACTVYVHTSQPQNVTPIHSKLYTTPVMTTTAHIDPLTSQTPTSGISEIIINGACHYSNFKVDSQ from the exons ATGGAGTGGTCAAAAGAGAAGACTTTGAAGTTAATCGAGTTGTTACAAGTTAGTGCTAGCCTATGGAACCCCTCTTTGTGTGATACGCGAAGGGATAAACAGAAAAGAAAGGAAGAATTGCGTGGTATTTCTGCAATACTAGGTATTTCTGTGTCGGACACTACGAAGAAAATACAGCATTTGCGTACGCAATATAACCGGGAAGCCGCTAGAGAGGCCAGGGCTAACGAGGAGGACCCTGAGGACAGATTTTTGAGTAACTGGTACGCGTTTGAATACTTGCACTTCATGAAGGACTCAAGTAAACCTTACAGGATTTTGCAAATA GACACCCATTCAGAAGTCAACAGTAGTCTTCCCTCAAACTCAGATGGCTTTGTTGAATCACTCCAAAACAAACTAGAAAACCATTCTCCGCCCCACAAAGTTCCGCGGACAGACAACTTGCACTTAGTCAAATCTGAGCTGGTGTACTCGTCTCCACAATCAAGAGATGAGTTCTCAGTGTTCGGAGAATACATTGCTAATGAGTTAAGGTCCTTGAAGGGTGAGAAGAACTTACTTGTACTAAAGAAGAAGATACAGGATGCTATATTTGAAGTTAAAATGGGGATGATCCATGAGCCAAAGACTGAAGAGAGTGCATGCACGGTGTACGTCCACACCAGTCAACCACAAAATGTTACTCCTATACACAGTAAGCTGTACACTACACCGGTAATGACGACGACGGCCCACATAGACCCGCTCACATCACAAACACCCACTTCAGGCATCAGTGAGATCATCATTAATGGTGCTTGCCATTATTCCAACTTTAAGGTGGATAGCCAATAG